From the genome of Glycine max cultivar Williams 82 chromosome 2, Glycine_max_v4.0, whole genome shotgun sequence, one region includes:
- the LOC100814810 gene encoding 1-aminocyclopropane-1-carboxylate oxidase: protein MTNFPLINLEKLSGEERNDTMEKIKDACENWGFFELVNHGIPHDILDTVERLTKEHYRKCMEERFKELVASKGLDAVQTEVKDMDWESTFHLRHLPESNISEIPDLIDEYRKVMKDFALRLEKLAEQLLDLLCENLGLEKGYLKKAFYGSRGPTFGTKVANYPPCPNPELVKGLRPHTDAGGIILLFQDDKVSGLQLLKDGQWVDVPPMRHSIVVNIGDQLEVITNGKYKSVEHRVIAQTDGTRMSIASFYNPGSDAVIYPAPELLEKEAEEKNQLYPKFVFEDYMKLYAKLKFQAKEPRFEAFKASNFGPIATV, encoded by the exons ATGACTAACTTCCCATTGATCAACTTGGAGAAGCTCAGTGGTGAGGAAAGAAACGATACCatggaaaaaattaaagatgCTTGTGAAAACTGGGGATTCTTTGAG CTGGTGAATCATGGCATTCCTCATGACATATTGGACACTGTGGAGAGGTTGACCAAAGAGCACTACAGGAAATGCATGGAAGAGAGGTTCAAGGAATTAGTGGCAAGCAAAGGTCTAGATGCTGTCCAAACTGAGGTCAAGGATATGGACTGGGAGAGCACCTTCCACTTGCGTCACCTCCCTGAATCAAACATCTCAGAGATCCCTGATCTCATTGATGAGTACAG GAAGGTGATGAAGGATTTTGCTTTGAGGTTAGAGAAATTAGCAGAGCAGCTGCTGGACTTGTTGTGTGAGAATCTTGGCCTAGAGAAAGGGTACCTCAAGAAGGCTTTCTATGGATCAAGAGGACCAACTTTTGGCACCAAGGTTGCCAACTACCCTCCATGCCCCAACCCAGAGCTGGTGAAGGGTCTTCGTCCCCACACTGATGCCGGTGGAATTATCCTTCTCTTCCAGGATGACAAGGTCAGTGGACTGCAGCTTCTCAAAGATGGCCAGTGGGTTGATGTGCCTCCTATGCGCCACTCCATTGTTGTTAACATTGGTGATCAGCTTGAg GTTATCACCAATGGTAAGTACAAGAGTGTGGAGCACCGTGTGATAGCACAAACAGATGGGACCAGAATGTCCATTGCCTCATTCTATAACCCTGGCAGTGATGCTGTCATCTACCCTGCTCCagaattgttggagaaagaGGCAGAAGAGAAAAACCAGCTCTACCCAAAATTTGTGTTTGAAGACTACATGAAGCTATATGCTAAGTTGAAGTTCCAGGCCAAGGAGCCAAGATTTGAAGCCTTTAAAGCATCAAATTTTGGTCCAATTGCAactgtttaa